One Archaeoglobus neptunius genomic region harbors:
- a CDS encoding PGF-CTERM sorting domain-containing protein, with protein MKRVGLIGVIMAALLVISGIPMAAAATTNSTSYDALKILNLEVPKKVTYGEAFDITISAGYADSAKYGSRFIVILDNETFKNDVLSGSTIQTNKALSNSKWSDIIPEAGKTTPYTIDTVENKLYPADYVVLVFNDSSHFTFVGFTVESTTAEKPYVSISVDKSSVAIGDYIKVKATLSTTADVSPIKVFVTGSALLINTTGAYPGTYGTAAYLCYNTTPTKQLDKACGDDEWWVPIPKGVPEGVYVAKIDVGSGANRSEAVATFQVVKPKITSLTVPSQHVNGTDLVIEGTTNLAKSGSDSDNATTTNPENMAYLTITDLSGKVIFNATTPDSVKGSAAKSYIDDSGKFRFKIDNFGAENLGYYKVTVKITSGALGDEETAVFELVKPEVTLTADKYTVTRGDTVTFTIDTNLKINSPVVFKIENNKSFCSGDPDCVAEKTYYVDALGNVVIKLDVSPTADLTDYKFTAEIPGLGVSDEVRVTVVKQTLNITAEKTTAVRGESVRFTGSTSASVVYVYASDKGVFKIGNTWVAELPSDTVLDTPDELNTSRVYPDSNDNLDFKVDVQVTSTAYGDVSPGTYYLYFYAPSNVTADGKQANRIDKASDTQAIVAIVVTDPRIESVEIPSKIPYQGAVEVSILTAPGDKNNVIVTFKLEGSNVKADPSDFQLGSDLGHPDSNGYVNFTLDFKKYAEETGDTLEPGLYVFTAKLKFVSSLGGDVVDTKDSLIEIVPQTLDVTIEPTQPVVGDQIKVTVSTNREGKSGYDHIWVTMVGTNYKSVQKVTLNSKGVGTVTFETVGLAAGTYKFYVRDTAGTWDKDHDELYVPENLYNLDPAEAIAKIYNAQDDLLVVKTIQLLETAPTTTTAVPTTTTAVPTTTTAVPTTTTVATTTTTAAVTTTTAGGQGGIPGFEAVFAIAGLLAVAYLLRRR; from the coding sequence ATGAAAAGAGTAGGATTAATAGGCGTAATAATGGCGGCGCTTTTAGTGATATCAGGGATTCCAATGGCAGCAGCTGCAACCACGAACTCTACATCGTACGACGCCTTGAAGATACTCAACTTGGAAGTTCCCAAGAAAGTGACCTACGGCGAGGCTTTTGATATAACTATAAGTGCAGGTTATGCCGATTCGGCGAAGTATGGAAGCAGATTCATAGTCATTCTTGACAATGAAACATTTAAAAACGATGTTTTGAGTGGAAGTACCATACAAACAAATAAAGCCTTGAGTAACAGCAAATGGAGCGATATAATTCCAGAAGCGGGTAAAACTACGCCGTATACAATTGATACTGTGGAGAATAAACTGTACCCGGCAGACTATGTGGTTCTGGTGTTTAACGACAGCAGTCATTTCACGTTCGTGGGTTTCACGGTGGAGAGCACTACCGCAGAGAAACCTTATGTTAGCATAAGTGTTGACAAAAGCTCAGTAGCAATTGGAGATTACATAAAAGTGAAAGCGACACTTTCAACTACAGCCGATGTCAGTCCGATTAAGGTCTTTGTTACCGGTTCAGCGTTGCTCATCAATACCACAGGGGCTTATCCGGGAACATACGGAACTGCTGCGTATCTTTGCTACAATACAACTCCTACAAAGCAGCTGGATAAAGCGTGTGGAGATGATGAATGGTGGGTGCCAATACCGAAAGGTGTACCGGAAGGCGTTTACGTCGCTAAGATAGATGTGGGTAGTGGAGCAAACAGATCCGAAGCTGTTGCAACCTTCCAAGTCGTTAAGCCTAAGATAACAAGTTTGACCGTGCCATCTCAGCACGTGAATGGTACAGATCTCGTGATCGAGGGAACAACCAATCTCGCGAAGAGTGGGTCAGATTCGGATAACGCCACAACTACAAATCCGGAAAACATGGCGTATCTTACAATAACTGACCTGTCTGGGAAGGTGATATTCAATGCAACAACTCCTGACAGTGTAAAGGGTAGCGCAGCAAAGTCTTACATCGATGACAGTGGCAAGTTCAGATTCAAGATTGACAACTTTGGTGCAGAAAACCTCGGATATTACAAGGTCACGGTTAAGATAACCTCGGGTGCTTTGGGGGATGAGGAAACTGCAGTATTTGAGCTTGTTAAGCCAGAAGTGACACTTACTGCTGACAAGTACACTGTAACGAGAGGAGATACAGTCACGTTTACGATTGATACGAACCTCAAAATAAATAGTCCAGTGGTATTCAAGATTGAAAATAACAAGAGTTTCTGTTCAGGTGATCCCGACTGCGTTGCAGAGAAGACGTATTATGTTGATGCTCTTGGAAATGTTGTAATTAAGCTTGATGTCAGTCCAACGGCAGATTTAACAGACTACAAGTTTACGGCGGAGATTCCAGGCCTTGGCGTTAGTGATGAAGTTAGGGTAACAGTTGTTAAACAGACGTTAAACATAACCGCTGAGAAGACAACTGCTGTAAGGGGTGAGAGTGTTAGGTTTACTGGTTCAACATCGGCGAGCGTTGTGTATGTATATGCAAGCGATAAAGGTGTGTTCAAGATAGGTAACACTTGGGTTGCAGAGTTGCCAAGCGATACAGTCCTAGATACACCAGATGAGCTTAATACCTCTAGGGTGTATCCTGATTCTAACGACAATCTTGACTTCAAGGTAGATGTGCAGGTGACCTCAACAGCCTATGGTGATGTGTCGCCGGGAACATACTATCTGTACTTCTATGCTCCGTCCAACGTTACTGCAGATGGTAAACAAGCTAACAGAATAGACAAAGCATCCGACACCCAAGCAATTGTGGCAATTGTAGTTACAGATCCGAGAATTGAATCAGTTGAGATTCCAAGCAAGATTCCTTATCAAGGTGCAGTTGAAGTTAGCATACTAACCGCACCTGGTGACAAAAATAACGTCATAGTCACATTCAAACTTGAAGGTAGCAACGTTAAAGCTGATCCGAGCGACTTCCAGCTTGGTTCAGATCTTGGTCATCCAGATTCAAATGGTTATGTTAACTTCACATTGGACTTTAAGAAATACGCTGAAGAGACTGGGGATACACTTGAACCTGGCCTGTATGTATTTACAGCTAAGCTTAAGTTTGTCAGCAGCCTTGGTGGGGATGTTGTTGATACAAAGGACTCTCTAATTGAGATTGTCCCCCAGACGCTCGATGTGACAATAGAACCCACGCAGCCGGTTGTTGGGGACCAGATTAAGGTTACCGTTTCAACCAACAGAGAGGGCAAGTCCGGCTACGACCACATCTGGGTCACAATGGTTGGAACTAACTATAAGTCAGTGCAGAAAGTTACCCTTAACAGTAAAGGTGTTGGAACCGTTACTTTTGAGACTGTTGGACTAGCAGCCGGAACTTACAAGTTCTATGTAAGAGATACGGCTGGTACATGGGACAAAGACCATGATGAGCTTTACGTTCCTGAGAATCTGTACAACCTCGATCCGGCAGAAGCAATTGCCAAGATTTACAACGCACAGGATGACCTCCTCGTAGTCAAAACAATCCAGCTCCTCGAGACAGCTCCAACAACCACAACCGCAGTCCCGACAACCACAACCGCAGTCCCGACAACCACAACCGCAGTCCCGACAACCACCACAGTTGCAACAACCACAACCACCGCTGCTGTTACAACCACCACTGCAGGTGGTCAGGGCGGCATACCTGGCTTTGAGGCAGTGTTCGCCATAGCCGGTCTGCTGGCAGTCGCCTACCTGCTGAGAAGACGATAA
- a CDS encoding transposase: MRAPVIPDLRDQKFKILKKAVKKLEKDGIKEAMERNGITPVDEAVIMLKILISSLFFRLELSYFVEELNRRNKLRKLLNISEVPDIKEVYDFMSKMEEEQFRKAVEQIINSLFGKIGKRCFKIIMDISGIDLDLNKQKNRKPNEGLKDRDYKWGFDGNKFFIGFKLAFAIDYKTKRPLLFLIFPANIHDSQIFEDVLENLKKKGFLRPKTIVMADKGFCSYYNYNVALKKYRIVPVIWLKENMSISKLLSLISTPLTYFLENRMKELAFFKKLVKILIHHLKREDELKAERSEVEDLFKLGKCGLFMDKIHRFTKRSVAKFVYANVLLIAILVRLGFREKKVLQRLAEW; this comes from the coding sequence ATGAGGGCACCTGTCATACCGGATCTCAGAGACCAGAAATTCAAGATCTTGAAGAAAGCGGTTAAAAAACTTGAAAAAGACGGAATAAAAGAAGCTATGGAAAGGAATGGAATAACACCAGTTGATGAAGCAGTTATTATGCTGAAAATCCTGATATCATCCTTATTCTTTAGATTAGAACTTTCATACTTCGTCGAAGAGCTAAATAGAAGGAATAAGCTGAGAAAACTTCTTAATATATCTGAGGTTCCAGATATTAAAGAGGTGTACGATTTCATGTCCAAAATGGAAGAAGAACAATTTAGAAAAGCGGTGGAGCAGATTATCAACTCTTTGTTTGGTAAAATTGGCAAAAGGTGCTTTAAAATCATTATGGACATTTCAGGAATCGACTTGGATTTAAACAAGCAGAAGAACAGGAAACCAAATGAAGGACTCAAGGATAGAGACTACAAATGGGGATTTGATGGCAATAAGTTTTTCATTGGTTTCAAATTAGCTTTTGCAATAGATTATAAGACGAAAAGGCCACTTTTATTTTTAATCTTTCCTGCAAATATTCATGATAGCCAGATCTTTGAAGATGTTCTTGAAAACCTGAAAAAGAAAGGTTTTCTGAGACCGAAGACGATTGTGATGGCTGACAAGGGTTTCTGCTCCTATTACAACTACAATGTTGCCTTAAAGAAATACAGGATTGTTCCAGTAATCTGGTTGAAGGAGAACATGAGCATAAGCAAGCTGTTGAGCTTGATCTCAACACCTCTGACTTATTTCCTTGAGAATAGGATGAAGGAGTTGGCATTCTTCAAAAAGCTTGTAAAAATTCTTATTCATCATTTGAAGAGAGAAGATGAGCTTAAAGCTGAGAGATCGGAAGTAGAAGACTTGTTTAAGTTGGGGAAATGTGGTTTGTTTATGGACAAAATACACAGGTTTACGAAGAGATCTGTAGCTAAATTCGTTTATGCTAACGTACTTCTTATTGCAATACTCGTGAGACTGGGATTTAGAGAAAAGAAGGTGTTGCAGAGGCTGGCTGAGTGGTGA